TTCGTCCTTAAACTCATTATACATGGCATCGGGATCCAAAtcaaacatatataaattgcTCTCATTAATCTGGCTATTATACAATGCACTTTGATCTACACCCAACGTTGACAAATTGTTTATATCGCCGGCTGTATTGACGCTCGGTCCCAATGTAAAGGAGGAATTCATAAATTCTATGGTGTCAAAATCGCCAGGTGTTACACACACTAAACCATGAGTGCGGCTAAAGAATAGCGGCAGTTGTCCGCAGATTGCTGCATTTAATATACGATCATCTTGTAAATGAAATTCAATCTTCTCAGCCTCCATTTCAGCTATTGCCGGATTGGATAAGTTTAAGGGATAAATATTCTTATCCGTATAGAAGAAGAGGTGAGTATTTGTCACgataaaatgtaaattgtgaCACTCCTTTTCGGTGCCAAGATTATAAAATTGAGCCAGTTTGAGTGGTATGAAACTGTGTAGCTTCATTGCCTCAGCTTCCGATGTAATAATCGCTAAAGATTGTAAAGAAAATGCTCTTAATAATAAATGacattgcaaaaaataattaatacgcGGAAAAATACATACCAACGCCGTAGTGAATTTGTGGAGCATGTGCAGTGTTCACCGCACCACCGAGCACATAAATTTTACCATTATTAATATGCATATCCAGAAGATGTAAGTTTATATCGAGATTATCTGGAAAAACAAACACTGATTAAATGTATTAAGTGAAAAGTTGTGTAGAGTACGCACCACGCACGTTCCAGAATTTGTGTTGGAATTCATCGCGTATTTTGCGAATAATCTCGCTATCTTCATACAACAGCTGCTCGACGGCGCCGCCATTTGCTAAGCGCCAGCGCTGAAACCAACGATCTGCCAGCACGGTAACAAACACTTCTCCACTCGCACCGCCCTCGCAAGCAATACCTACAAATTTCTTTTggcagaaaaataataattttattgatgtaCATCATCAGATATCCATTTCTTCTTACATTCTCTTTGTCACTGCCACTGTTCATACCCATTATAATTGAGAATTTCTTGCTTATGCCACCTAGGAATCCAGCGGGTTGACGTATGGTTTTATGTTGCAGCACATGCCTACCATTGACCAattgcaattgcaacaacacTAAATTGCAAGTAGTGGTTACTAACAAATAACCTAGTTGGTGTGGCATATTGAGCATTTGATCAAATTCCTGACCATCCAAAATTCCGCTCACATCAACAGATGAGCTGTCATGTGCAATTGATGGCCAGTAACGTACATCCCCGGTGGGAGAAACTGCTACGCACGATGCCATTTGTTGTCCTTCGCCCATAAAAACACTAACCAAACTAGCCTTATGACCAATATCGCAGTGTGGTAAAGTTAATTCGCGACATTGGGCCATAGCAGTTCCTCGACGTTGTTGTGCGCGTACCAATTCCTTATGGGTGCGTGGCGATGTGCTATCACCAGTGCGTTTAGTATCCTTATATTGCCAAATAAGTAAACGGCGACCATGCACAATctgttgataatttttttattaggtttgaattttcatatgaatatatacttatgttaaTCACTTACCCAAGCCCAACCATTCGTGGCACAGCGTACtgaaacattttgatttttttcattaaaggtAAGAGCCTCATTAACCAAAACGGGTAGTTGAAAACCAAAACTCTCAACCATATTGAACTCGGAACGAATTCCAATAATTGACGGATTTGAACGAGCCGACAGGCTGAAACGGCTGTGTATTGGATAAAACTagaaatagaaattgaatttaacacattttgaaaattaaaacataCCCTTGACTGATGCCGGTCTTTTTTATTAGTGGTGATGCTGGTCTACTCGTGGTAGCCTGAGGTCGTATTCGACCCGCCACAGAGTTGCGCGGCATTGAAGTGTAAAGCTGTTGCAGAGATCTATCCATGTTTTAAGccaatttattaaatacacggcatgaaattaaaataaattcactaCTTTTATAAATCAACGAAAGCTTCCCGCCAGCAAAAAATaaccatatgtacatagcagTCAAGTTAAATTGAAGAGCTGCCAACTTCGTAATGTTTacgctaaaaatttatttaaaacccaattcttaataaaatttttaagatacaattttaaataaaatctttcatatatacaagtatttgtaATACTGGCGAATATAAATTGAGTTCTAATATTCactaattttgaataaaaatttttgacataaagatatatatgtaaaattatatatgtaaatatccaATTGCAAATTTAAATACTACCAGAGCACACTTTATTCTATAAATTATAGAGCCACAGAACATGCACTTTAGTATCATTAGGCTGAAAATATCGTGCGTATATCTgccattatatatttttttttaatttaaaatcgttTATAAATGcaccaaaatttttgaaaagaatttgTGTAAGCATCTGGCAAGAATGTGAGGACTACCtgtaaatacaaacacacaaatgtTTACAGTTCTATTGTGAATATAAACTTTAACTAAGAAGAAGTGGACCAAGCTCGAAATTTTCTGAAACAGCTGTTGAAtctctaaacaaaatttttgtattacaatgtcaaacaaaatataaatataaaatcttttatttcaaaatggcGAGCTGGGCTAAAAATCAGCCTTCCGGAAATAATACTCGAAGAAAATGGAATTTAGAAGGTacctcaaaaaaatttatattacaatttcttaatcaatatgataatttttaatagatCGCACTTCATTAAACAATCTGAAGTATCACATAGCTGCGGAGGGTTGTTCAGATGTCCAATACGATTTGGCCAAACAGTTGCTGGATAAAACAATTGGTATAGTttagaaaaattacattaagtttaaataattgatttcataattttgtaAAGAACAAAATGAAGCGACATCAAGCCAACAAGCCATACATTGGCTACTACGCGCAGCACAACAAGGACACGAAGATGCAACTAAACTCTTGCGACAATGCTATGAAGAAGGTTGTGGCATCACCACCGAAAATGAAGCTGAAGTACGTTGTTGCCTGTCAATGACAGCAGGTGAGCGCGCTGCTCGCAAAGCCGCGCGTGAACTATTTTCTTGCCTTGCCAATGGCGGAGAGCATATCACGCCACGCCAACTTGAGCGTAAAATGCGTGAAAtttataatcttcaaaaaacgaGACGCCATCATGGATATTCGACTTCAACATCGGAAGAGGAGACTGAAGATGAATATGCAAGTCGAAGACATGAGCCTTTAACAGATGCAGCCGGTATTGGTAACGGACATGTCAACCTGCCTACACGTTCCagacaacaacgacaacataGGCGTCGTGTCACTTCATACTCAGGAGAAAGATCTGCGTCGTCAGTACGCGTTATAACAGAGGAGAATTTAGTATCAGCAGCTGTTAATTATGCTGCCGGTCGTATGCCTGCTGTAAACGACGATCTAACGGTATCTGTACCACATCCTGCTACATTGGATCATGTGCCGTGTTTCCATCGGCTATTATTCCATCCAGTACTCTTTTGCACTTTACTATATCACCGATTAGTGAATTTCATGGCTGCTCTCCCAACTGTAGTCTCACCCACCGTACGCATGGCTTTACTTTTCGCACTATACTGGTTAGCCTCAAGTGAAAATATAACAGTATATTTACCAGTGGCAATCTACTATCTTTGTTTAGCCATCATGATATGTTCTACATGTAAGATGCTTAAGACAAAACAAGATTTCATCGATTTTCGCATTTGGTCTGGACTCTTCCTAAGTTACGGAGATCACAACGTTGAGGCTACTATCTcggaaaatctttttttaaaaaacaatctTAAgccttatttatatttcttttgtgCATTCATTGGAAATTTGATGGTATCACCGTTAATAGCAAACGGTTGGCTGGCCCATTCAGAATTAACCATTGTCTCGTGTATATTTGGTCTTGCCTCGCTTGTGATGTTCATGTATTCGTCAGTTCGCAGATTTCCTGATTGGATTGTGCTAATATCGTTTGCTGTAAATGTTCTGGCGAAATATCCATACGAAATGGACGACGTAGTAACTACAGGTTGGCGATTTTTGGATCTCAAAGTACCCACATTCTGTTCGTTTGTCATCGGCAATGGCATTGAATTCTGTTTAAATTGTCGCACAGCACTATATTTGCTAATACCGGGTTTCCTAATACATCTAGCTGCACGCAATAATTGGCACGGCATCTACACGCATCTCATTCCGCACTGTGTTACTTTAAGTTGGCTACAATTATGTATCACAGCTTCACAAAGTGCCACTATGTTCGGTATGATCAGAGCTACATTAGGTCTAGCTGGTATTCTGCTATTCTTACCATTATTTGGTTTGGTTTCGCTGTTGATACCCGTGTTTGTAATTATCGACTGGATGGGTTTCACCGATCCGGGTGTACGTTTGGGCAGTACACTTGTAGGGGCTATTTTTGTACTTCTCGGCTCATGTTTTCTCGCGTTGCACCGTACAACACAGAAGTACGTAACCATCATACAGGTAAATAcacatatgttttttaattaatcctaaatatttacttattcaATAAATTCGTTTATACTATAGGTGGTACTTTGCATCACGGCAGCCTGCATACTTACATTCCCCTACATGACCGCAAATTTTAAGGATTCTCCACGCTTCAGCAATATCGTAGCGCTCGATAAAGATGAATCTTTAATTAATACCATAGATAACAATGATAATGCTGAGGAAAGAATAGATGATATACACAAACATGAAAACGATGAAATGCCATCAATAACGGGACCTCTGCACTGGCAACGTTTCTATACACTTTGTGGTCAAGCAGCTAACGAGCAAAGCAATAAAATCAAGTCGCAACTACGATGTGCACATTTGGAAGGTATGGACGTGATATGGGTGGGTACCGTAACCCAAGTTCATATTAGTCGTGTTTCCAATATACGTGCTGAATATCTAAATAGATATTTGCCACCTTGGCTGAGTCGTTGGATTAGCTGCATGTACGGTTCATACGTACGCGAGCAACTACAATGCGGTGCGGAGGAGAAGGAAATTTTCTGCAAAGATATAGACATCTTGCTAAAGCACAGTACATTACAAGGTAAATGTTCCTTGCATCAGTGGAATCGGTATGAATATGAGATACGTGTACGCATGCCAACACAGGGTTTGTTAAGCAAAAGTATCGATATTGTGCTACAAGCCAGTCACAAATTTGGTAATTTCACTCGTGCCTTGATGGTAGGTGATCGTCTTCAATTCTACGGTACACTACAAAATCATCGACCGCCTTCGGCTGATGGTATGCGCGAACGTGAGGACTTTATTTTGGGTGCCTCACAGACGCGCATACAGCTGTTGGCTGTTAAATGTGTACAATGCGTTGATAAAATGCTTAAGACGGTAAGCGTGGAGCGCAAGTCGCCGTTGAATGCTCGAATGCGTGATCTTAAGCGCGGTTTTAAGTATCTGTTGAATGTTTTGTTTAATCCACTGATaacattcaaataattttaaacgcTGTAACTATActtgtattaaatattaattattattactcaCCCATACGATCATGACAAAtgaattgttaaataaaaacaatattgaattaaaataaatttgtgaatgtgtacctaaattttgtattaacttatttttgtcaattttatttttttagtaatttaatttttctgatttgtttttattttttttcaatttgtttctttatttttttttaatatgtttttttttatttttttttttatttgttttttatttgcttttttttttatttaggttttattttgtttatttgttgtttatttattttttttagtcgtaaaataattaatcataccattttttgatttactgtatatacatacatacataaatgaaatacataataaataataataaagcttattagcaattaaagaaatatataatatgtttttaCTTAAATGACTAAATTTATTACTTGGCTACACTGAAACCAtgaatcacatacatatgtatgtatgtatttaaagctCTGATAACAGCCCTTGCATGTAAagtatacatatcgtcacctaaaatacaaaataacgtaacattgCTTTTCACAAGTTTACAGGCGatggaaaaacgatataatagaaaccagtCATATTTAACAAAATGCGTGTTCTGgttatacatagtatgtatctGACAATGGCAGTTTAAAAGTTTATGATACATACAATGTAATATGATTTgctgaatcgtaagcaataaaaaactcaacttCGAATTtgttgatgatacgttgttttgcattttaagtgacgatatgtacttattcatgtacatatgtatgtgtaatactGATCAAGTCAATGGTGAATGAATTCGGAAATTCCCTTTTTCAATTCAGTTGTTGCAGCGATTTCTTAGTTCATAGAACATTAATAGATAAtccaaattttattgtttataaaatggCTACTGCCGCAAATAACAACGGTTATGAAGTTCTTATTGAATTACAAGCAAGTGTGGTCAAAGATGAAAATAGTTCACCACCATTTTATTTGAGTCGACCAAAAATACAGAAGTTATACGCTTATCAACGTTTTCAAGCAAATTCCAATGATGTCCGTTTACCATATTTCATCGAGCCACGCTCATATCCAATAGATTTGAATAAAGGATTcgagaaatttatttttcggcAACTTGCTGacttttcgaaaatgttggaGACTACGCAAAAATTTATAGTGGACTCAGAAGAAAATGTTCTACAACCGTATAGGTCAGAAAATCCAGAAACACACCAGTCTTCAAAAACAGAGGACGACGAATCATATCAGCAACGACAAAATTCAAAACGTAAATTAGTTCTTAGCAACCGTGGATGTTTAAGCAACATCATGATTATACCATATCGTTTGGTGGCATCGAAATATAACGACAAAACAATCTTTGCAACGCGTTATTGTGGCGTTCTTCATATCTCTGACTACAGATATGATAATGACACTTCGAGAATCAATACATATCATAGTAAATTTCAACAAACTTGTTTCTCAGGTAAGTAAAACTCaattaaaatgtacaaaaatctGTCAACTTTGTTTAGGAAAAATGTCAGCTGTGCTGCGATGAATAAGTGAACGAGTGTTCTTAACATATttacgtatacatatgcatgtgatTAAGAacatataagaatgtcgagggAAGTCCCCTTTATAAAAGTTCATTCGCTGTCAAAATGTCGCTTTCAAAAATGAACTCATTTATAGTCGCTACTAACGATAAGTTTGTTGCTTCACCGAaataatatgtacattcaacaaataattgaatcaaatatctttaatttgaaaaataatttttaaatttttagtcgCAAATAccggattgaaataaaaaaaaataaatcaataaataaaatatttagaattaaaataaaaaaatattgggtttttattattattattattatttattagagtaatatgaaatattaaactaatttgAGTAAATACACACTAGCTACCATGGCCTATTGGGTTTAATCCGGccggatttaaataaaaattaaaaccatttAGTTAATTTTGCACTATATTCAATACTTTAGAGCCCTGTCCGGCAAAACTTACACATTCAAAcgatttatattttatcaatttctgattttggaattaaattttaaatttttagtattaaactgaaatataaatataagtaaaaactAGTATTTAATTCAAGATATTTGGGATTAAAAGTTAAACCTTAAAGTTTTTCtattaaaccaaaattttaaaattttacttattactattactctaaaattttattgataattttttttttaatttttctgttaatctaaaatataaaaatttaatttttaatcgcaAACATCttgacttaaaaattaaatatttcgtatatttaatttttaatttcaaattcgGAATCTATCCCATGAATGTTGGATTAATAATTggattttaaattatatattttataaattaaagtggaatatatcaatttttttttaccgtgGAGTCTGAATAATTGAAAATCCACTTTTCGgggacaacaacaataatcattTGCATTAAAGATGGATGTTTGTTCATATGTAGTTTACTTTATCCAGACAGCAAAGCTATGGTGGCAGTTGAAAgaagtttatacatatacattaaacaaTAGAATAGTAATTTtagcaaaatataatatatttttgttcattcttcattcaatatttaattcaagATGATCCTGATCTGATACCCGATACCGATGAACCTGTAAACGAGAATGATTACATTCGTGGAATCTTCCATACCAACCTCAAAGAATTCGATTTAATTTACTCTGGAGAACTCTCGGGAATAGTCTCAAATCATAAGATTGACGATATGTAAGATTGTATTCGAAAAGAGCGTATTATTCCTAAAACCTTGTTTTCTATATCCATATTTACGCATTTACacgtacatatgttatataaatcatttataggcaaaatatggaaaatattaacaaattgcAGTTTATCAGTACAAAACTACTTTGGAATTCAGACCACTCGAATTTTTGGAAACATCCAAAATGTTTAAACTGGTGGGCTACATTATATTTGGCAAACACTTCAGATTTATGTGTAGGATTGAAGGATAGAGATGGGATCATACGTACTCCTCTACAGAGGAAGCCAGTAAAAGATCTACCAAAAGTAagttaaattctttaatttgaaaatatcgattttaattaaatatttttaggatCAATCTTGGAAACCGAAAATTTGCATTAGATTCCTGCTGACCATGCTagaattgattgaaaaaaatatgtcttccGTTAATTGTCCATACACTGTTTATGAATTTGTGTATGACTCATTCGCAAAgtgtattaaattgaaaaagcaCATTGGTAAAACGGAATATTCTTTCTTAAGCAAAGAGTACATAGAACGTTGCAGAAAACAAACATCTATGTCATGTTAATCAACCTAAAAGTGTCTGTACatgttatgttatattaataGTGACATCAAATGTTaactaaatttaagaaatatgtacttttattatatttgtactgcataaacttgaataaaatttgcaaaataacggtaaataatGTTCTTATTATCACGTTGTCTTCATTGGCAACATATAAAATTGGATATGGGTGACACTGAAAATCGATTGACTTTCTTTTTTACGTTATCATCACAGAGAAGGCTCACAGTGCGAccattatcaaaatatttaatttttcgaattggtactgttttggatgagcgtgtttcaccacagttCACATCAGGGGCAggaaaaaaacagaattgaggAGTTATAAAGTTAAtgagaaaaatatgtttaaatattaataaaagagaGCCAATGTAGGATAAAGctattacttatatattatatatatttcctGTGTGAGTATGCATGTCACTGAACTCGccctaaacggctggaccggTTTTGATAATGTGTTCAAGGGGGTTCGAGAATgatttagattcacaatttgatacactggaaaatgtttgttttaactaatttttcattttggaatgttttacaTTGGATCCGGTAGACTGCGCTACCATCACATTatcaaatattcaatattatataatttaatttcaatattaaattgtCTCTTATTTCGCAAATATAGAAAAGCACCATAAGTTGTttaatattggatagtcgaaagtGTTTTCGTATTTGTAATCAAACTTCAGCTTGTTATACTCtggcaacaaagttgctaaggagagtattatagttttgttcacataacggttgtttgtatgtcctaaaactaaaagagttagatatagggttatatatacaaaagtgatcagggtgatgagtagagttgaaatccggatgtctgtctgtccgtctgtccgtccgtccgtgcaagctgtaacttgagtaaaaattgagatatcatgatgaaacgtGGTACACGtatcttggctccataagaaggttaagttcgaagatgagcaaaatcggcacactgccaactgtgaacaaaactataatactctccttagcaactttgttgcgagagtataaaaggGCTTTCCACATTCAAACTagaagaaattttgaataagAACAACGCAGCACTAAAGTCAATTGTATAAACGTGAAAGCTTTAGTCTGTGATCAAGGGTTCTCGAATACTTCACTTTTATGAAATATGGTATTTTAACTCCTTATGGAACAGCCAGTTTCAAAGTTATAAAGTAATCTTGTCCGTGAAACGTGCAACCCAAGTACTGAGCATTTCAGTTGCGGCTGGCATAGAAATGGCCTACAGCCAAAGTCTGTTCGGCttcgaagaatattttttaaaatgtgcaCAGCCTACgcggttatttattaaaaaatgaatgatCTCATCGACGATTCGATTTTGTTTCGAAAAATCCGTTAAAATTTTTCGCTGTAAAAGAACGACTGCGGGAAGGTTCAACGcctatatgaatatataaagtaTTTTATAACACCAAAACGTCCGAGCGAAGCTTAGGTGAAGTGTATTGATGAGTTCTGTTCCACATTTAGTGAAATGATTCAGTTGAACCGAGAGTTATTTGGGGATAAAAAAGAATTAAGTTATATATTTCATGGGAAAATGATCAAGGTtcattggaaattttttttatagagtcCGGGCTAGACAGGGTATCAATACCTATCCGTCTGccaatgaaatataataatcttttaatttcgatgaaaattttatGGCAAAATTTTTAAGAAGATGTACAGGGAAACGAATACGATTCTGAGCAACTCGACCTGAGATACAGAGTGATTTATCGCTGTATTCGGCCCTAGTCAGAGcgaaaaatgttaaatgttttCATTCAACCGATAAGAGTTTCGCTCATCTTCTCCTTCTTTCgctcataaaatcataaaatgaaTTACTTGGCTACTCTGAAACCATGAATCACATATTTAAAGCTCTAATATCCCTTCCATTCTACGTacataccatatgtacatatgtacgtgcgtaTAGTACTGATCAAGGCAACGGCTAAAGAATTCGGAAATTCCCTTTTTCAATTCAGTTGTTGCAGCGATTTCTTAGTTCATAGAACATAAAGGCTTTCTCATTAATAGATATTCCAAAttatattgtttataaaatggCTACTGCCGCAAATAAAAACGGTTATGAAGTTCTTATTGAATTACAAGCGAGTGTATTCAATGATGAAATTAGTTCACCACCATTTTATTTGAAACGACCGAAAATACTGAAGTTATACGCTTACCAAGGTTTTGAAGCAAATTCGAGTGATGTCCGTTTGCCATATTTCATCGAACCACGCTCATATCCAATAGATTTGAATAAGGGAtttgagaaatttatttatCGGCGACATTGGgagttttcgaaaatgttggaGACTactctaaaatatatattggaCTCAGAAGAAAATGTTCTACAACCGTATATGTCAGAAAACCCAGAAGAACATCGGTCTTTTAAAACAGAGGACGACGAATCATAT
The sequence above is drawn from the Bactrocera tryoni isolate S06 chromosome 1, CSIRO_BtryS06_freeze2, whole genome shotgun sequence genome and encodes:
- the LOC120766159 gene encoding decapping nuclease DXO homolog isoform X2 — its product is MVNEFGNSLFQFSCCSDFLVHRTLIDNPNFIVYKMATAANNNGYEVLIELQASVVKDENSSPPFYLSRPKIQKLYAYQRFQANSNDVRLPYFIEPRSYPIDLNKGFEKFIFRQLADFSKMLETTQKFIVDSEENVLQPYRSENPETHQSSKTEDDESYQQRQNSKRKLVLSNRGCLSNIMIIPYRLVASKYNDKTIFATRYCGVLHISDYRYDNDTSRINTYHSKFQQTCFSDDPDLIPDTDEPVNENDYIRGIFHTNLKEFDLIYSGELSGIVSNHKIDDMQNMENINKLQFISTKLLWNSDHSNFWKHPKCLNWWATLYLANTSDLCVGLKDRDGIIRTPLQRKPVKDLPKDQSWKPKICIRFLLTMLELIEKNMSSVNCPYTVYEFVYDSFAKCIKLKKHIGKTEYSFLSKEYIERCRKQTSMSC
- the LOC120782319 gene encoding wolframin, with protein sequence MASWAKNQPSGNNTRRKWNLEDRTSLNNLKYHIAAEGCSDVQYDLAKQLLDKTIEQNEATSSQQAIHWLLRAAQQGHEDATKLLRQCYEEGCGITTENEAEVRCCLSMTAGERAARKAARELFSCLANGGEHITPRQLERKMREIYNLQKTRRHHGYSTSTSEEETEDEYASRRHEPLTDAAGIGNGHVNLPTRSRQQRQHRRRVTSYSGERSASSVRVITEENLVSAAVNYAAGRMPAVNDDLTVSVPHPATLDHVPCFHRLLFHPVLFCTLLYHRLVNFMAALPTVVSPTVRMALLFALYWLASSENITVYLPVAIYYLCLAIMICSTCKMLKTKQDFIDFRIWSGLFLSYGDHNVEATISENLFLKNNLKPYLYFFCAFIGNLMVSPLIANGWLAHSELTIVSCIFGLASLVMFMYSSVRRFPDWIVLISFAVNVLAKYPYEMDDVVTTGWRFLDLKVPTFCSFVIGNGIEFCLNCRTALYLLIPGFLIHLAARNNWHGIYTHLIPHCVTLSWLQLCITASQSATMFGMIRATLGLAGILLFLPLFGLVSLLIPVFVIIDWMGFTDPGVRLGSTLVGAIFVLLGSCFLALHRTTQKYVTIIQVVLCITAACILTFPYMTANFKDSPRFSNIVALDKDESLINTIDNNDNAEERIDDIHKHENDEMPSITGPLHWQRFYTLCGQAANEQSNKIKSQLRCAHLEGMDVIWVGTVTQVHISRVSNIRAEYLNRYLPPWLSRWISCMYGSYVREQLQCGAEEKEIFCKDIDILLKHSTLQGKCSLHQWNRYEYEIRVRMPTQGLLSKSIDIVLQASHKFGNFTRALMVGDRLQFYGTLQNHRPPSADGMREREDFILGASQTRIQLLAVKCVQCVDKMLKTVSVERKSPLNARMRDLKRGFKYLLNVLFNPLITFK
- the LOC120766159 gene encoding decapping nuclease DXO homolog isoform X1, with the translated sequence MATAANNNGYEVLIELQASVVKDENSSPPFYLSRPKIQKLYAYQRFQANSNDVRLPYFIEPRSYPIDLNKGFEKFIFRQLADFSKMLETTQKFIVDSEENVLQPYRSENPETHQSSKTEDDESYQQRQNSKRKLVLSNRGCLSNIMIIPYRLVASKYNDKTIFATRYCGVLHISDYRYDNDTSRINTYHSKFQQTCFSDDPDLDPNTDVPVNEDEFFRGVFQTTLKEFDLIYSGELSGIVSNHKIDDMQNMENINELQFISTKLLWSSKHSNFWKNPKCLNWWTTLYLANTSDLCVGLKDRDGIIRTPLQRKPVKDLPKNQIWKPQICIRFLLTMLELIEKNMSSVNCPYTVYEFVYDSFAKCIKLKKHIGKTEYSFLNEEYIDRCRKQTSMSC